One stretch of Brachyhypopomus gauderio isolate BG-103 chromosome 10, BGAUD_0.2, whole genome shotgun sequence DNA includes these proteins:
- the kcnk15 gene encoding potassium channel subfamily K member 15 isoform X2 has translation MKRKVCIIRPKRARVNYRCTEVHHLFRLQLSSAYSVLTRAESRSPVLERKMKKQNVRTLSLILCMFSYLLVGAAVFDALESETESVRKRILEQNRSEMKKKYRFSEDDYREIERVVLQAEPHRAGRQWKFAGSFYFAITVITTIGYGHAAPGTDAGKVFCMFYAVLGIPLTLVMFQSLGERMNTFVRYLLHRAKKCLGFRRTGVSMENMVLVGFLSCLGTLCLGAAAFSHFEGWTFFHAYYYCFITLTTIGFGDFVALQKKGDLQEKTPYVIFSFMYILVGLTVIGAFLNLVVLRFLTMNSEDEKRDARERASLKRGRDLGLLARRRDGRSHSTLFLHMEEGTSYTNLIPSPAGRRYSHAALARPSEPSPERSPLGSLCSCGCYPLVLCRRSSHSLTQHPTCHVNSVYCSSVSYRIHGDSSTRDNTGVSSPGSTLSPGPSFGDLPRLRRKSV, from the exons ATGAAAAGAAAG GTGTGTATTATACGACCCAAACGTGCGCGCGTGAATTACCGATGCACTGAAGTGCACCACCTGTTTCGACTTCAACTCTCGAGCGCCTACTCCGTCCTCACGCGCGCCGAGTCGAGATCTCCCGTGCTCGAGCGCAAGATGAAGAAACAGAACGTGCGGACCTTGTCTCTCATCCTGTGTATGTTTTCGTACCTGCTCGTCGGGGCTGCGGTCTTTGACGCATTGGAGTCCGAGACGGAGAGCGTCAGGAAGCGCATCTTGGAGCAGAATCGCAGCGAGATGAAGAAGAAGTATCGTTTCTCTGAGGATGACTACCGGGAGATCGAGAGGGTCGTGCTGCAAGCTGAGCCCCATCGCGCCGGGAGACAGTGGAAATTCGCGGGATCCTTTTACTTTGCCATAACGGTCATCACCACGATAG GTTATGGACATGCAGCTCCAGGTACAGACGCTGGGAAGGTGTTCTGCATGTTCTATGCAGTGCTGGGCATCCCACTGACCTTGGTGATGTTCCAGAGTCTGGGTGAGAGGATGAACACCTTCGTCCGTTATCTCCTTCACCGGGCCAAGAAATGCCTGGGCTTCCGTCGCACGGGCGTCTCCATGGAGAACATGGTGCTGGTGGGCTTCCTGTCCTGTCTCGGGACTCTGTGCCTGGGTGCGGCCGCCTTCTCCCACTTTGAGGGGTGGACCTTCTTCCACGCCTATTACTACTGCTtcatcaccctcaccaccatcGGCTTTGGAGACTTTGTGGCCCTGCAGAAGAAGGGAGACCTGCAGGAGAAGACGCCCTACGTCATCTTCAGCTTCATGTACATCCTGGTGGGGCTGACGGTGATCGGCGCCTTCCTGAACCTGGTGGTCCTGCGCTTCCTCACCATGAACAGCGAGGACGAGAAGCGTGACGCTCGCGAGCGCGCCTCGCTGAAGAGAGGTCGTGACCTGGGCCTGCTGGCCCGGCGGAGGGACGGCCGTAGCCACAGCACGCTCTTCCTGCACATGGAGGAGGGAACCAGCTACACCAACCTCATCCCCTCGCCCGCGGGTCGCCGCTACTCCCACGCGGCCCTGGCCCGACCCTCTGAGCCGTCTCCGGAGCGCTCCCCGCTGGGCTCGCTGTGCTCCTGTGGCTGCTACCCCCTGGTTCTGTGCCGCCGGTCGAGTCATTCTCTCACACAGCACCCCACCTGCCACGTCAACTCAGTGTACTGCAGCTCTGTCTCCTACCGGATCCACGGGGACTCGTCCACCAGGGACAACACGGGTGTTTCCTCCCCTGGCAGCACGCTCTCCCCAGGGCCCAGCTTTGGAGATCTCCCCCGTTTACGGAGGAAATCTGTCTAA
- the kcnk15 gene encoding potassium channel subfamily K member 15 isoform X1, whose amino-acid sequence MLGYSERIYAVGYGLWEVCSAVLPHYTKTTTQPRDLRVCIIRPKRARVNYRCTEVHHLFRLQLSSAYSVLTRAESRSPVLERKMKKQNVRTLSLILCMFSYLLVGAAVFDALESETESVRKRILEQNRSEMKKKYRFSEDDYREIERVVLQAEPHRAGRQWKFAGSFYFAITVITTIGYGHAAPGTDAGKVFCMFYAVLGIPLTLVMFQSLGERMNTFVRYLLHRAKKCLGFRRTGVSMENMVLVGFLSCLGTLCLGAAAFSHFEGWTFFHAYYYCFITLTTIGFGDFVALQKKGDLQEKTPYVIFSFMYILVGLTVIGAFLNLVVLRFLTMNSEDEKRDARERASLKRGRDLGLLARRRDGRSHSTLFLHMEEGTSYTNLIPSPAGRRYSHAALARPSEPSPERSPLGSLCSCGCYPLVLCRRSSHSLTQHPTCHVNSVYCSSVSYRIHGDSSTRDNTGVSSPGSTLSPGPSFGDLPRLRRKSV is encoded by the exons ATGCTGGGGTATTCTGAACGGATTTATGCTGTGGGTTACGGGCTTTGGGAAGTGTGCTCCGCTGTTTTACCACACTACACTAAAACTACAACACAGCCACGTGACCTGAGG GTGTGTATTATACGACCCAAACGTGCGCGCGTGAATTACCGATGCACTGAAGTGCACCACCTGTTTCGACTTCAACTCTCGAGCGCCTACTCCGTCCTCACGCGCGCCGAGTCGAGATCTCCCGTGCTCGAGCGCAAGATGAAGAAACAGAACGTGCGGACCTTGTCTCTCATCCTGTGTATGTTTTCGTACCTGCTCGTCGGGGCTGCGGTCTTTGACGCATTGGAGTCCGAGACGGAGAGCGTCAGGAAGCGCATCTTGGAGCAGAATCGCAGCGAGATGAAGAAGAAGTATCGTTTCTCTGAGGATGACTACCGGGAGATCGAGAGGGTCGTGCTGCAAGCTGAGCCCCATCGCGCCGGGAGACAGTGGAAATTCGCGGGATCCTTTTACTTTGCCATAACGGTCATCACCACGATAG GTTATGGACATGCAGCTCCAGGTACAGACGCTGGGAAGGTGTTCTGCATGTTCTATGCAGTGCTGGGCATCCCACTGACCTTGGTGATGTTCCAGAGTCTGGGTGAGAGGATGAACACCTTCGTCCGTTATCTCCTTCACCGGGCCAAGAAATGCCTGGGCTTCCGTCGCACGGGCGTCTCCATGGAGAACATGGTGCTGGTGGGCTTCCTGTCCTGTCTCGGGACTCTGTGCCTGGGTGCGGCCGCCTTCTCCCACTTTGAGGGGTGGACCTTCTTCCACGCCTATTACTACTGCTtcatcaccctcaccaccatcGGCTTTGGAGACTTTGTGGCCCTGCAGAAGAAGGGAGACCTGCAGGAGAAGACGCCCTACGTCATCTTCAGCTTCATGTACATCCTGGTGGGGCTGACGGTGATCGGCGCCTTCCTGAACCTGGTGGTCCTGCGCTTCCTCACCATGAACAGCGAGGACGAGAAGCGTGACGCTCGCGAGCGCGCCTCGCTGAAGAGAGGTCGTGACCTGGGCCTGCTGGCCCGGCGGAGGGACGGCCGTAGCCACAGCACGCTCTTCCTGCACATGGAGGAGGGAACCAGCTACACCAACCTCATCCCCTCGCCCGCGGGTCGCCGCTACTCCCACGCGGCCCTGGCCCGACCCTCTGAGCCGTCTCCGGAGCGCTCCCCGCTGGGCTCGCTGTGCTCCTGTGGCTGCTACCCCCTGGTTCTGTGCCGCCGGTCGAGTCATTCTCTCACACAGCACCCCACCTGCCACGTCAACTCAGTGTACTGCAGCTCTGTCTCCTACCGGATCCACGGGGACTCGTCCACCAGGGACAACACGGGTGTTTCCTCCCCTGGCAGCACGCTCTCCCCAGGGCCCAGCTTTGGAGATCTCCCCCGTTTACGGAGGAAATCTGTCTAA
- the LOC143526248 gene encoding TLD domain-containing protein 2-like has product MNSDFVCEPTLSQHSSLLSLSQVQQLCQHFPAALRLNEWMLVYQTQTHGSSLSTLYRTAGSLDRCMVLLVRDTYGQVFGAVCSSPLRVSSSYYGTGQTFLFSFSPHLQVYKWTGNNSYFLKGNSDSFWFGGGWGRFGLWLHCDLLRGRSQHCDTFNNDILSSVEDFLISELEVWALV; this is encoded by the exons ATGAATTCAGACTTCGTGTGTGAACCAACGCTCTCACAGCACAGCAGTCTCCTCAGCCTCAGCCAGGTCCAGCAG CTCTGTCAGCACTTCCCTGCTGCGCTGAGACTCAACGAGTGGATGCTGGTGTATCAGACGCAGACACACGGCAGCAGCCTGAGCACACTGTACAGGACGGCTGGATCACTGGACCGCTGCATGGTGCTGCTCGTCCGTGACACCTACGGCCAG GTGTTTGGTGCAGTATGTTCCTCCCCCCTCAGAGTAAGCTCCTCCTACTATGGCACAGGACAGACCTTCCTCTTCTCCTTTTCTCCACACCTACAA GTTTACAAATGGACAGGCAACAACTCCTACTTCCTTAAAGGGAACTCTGATTCTTTTTGGTTTGGAGGTGGATG GGGCAGGTTTGGGCTCTGGCTGCACTGCGATCTGCTCCGGGGCAGAAGTCAACACTGCGACACCTTCAATAACGACATCCTGTCCTCTGTAGAAGATTTCCTGATTAGTGAGCTGGAAGTCTGGGCTCTCGTCTGA